One Algoriphagus sp. Y33 genomic window, AGTCACGTGGCCATTGGTAGCATATGTTTTCATCTTTTACCCTTCGAAAGATCCACCAACTGCTCAATAGCTTCAGTTTTAAATACGGATCTTTTATAGACCAAACCCTTTTCAGTATCCAGTCATGACAAAAAAAGGGGATAGCTCCCCTTTCTCTAGAATGGACACTCATTGAGAATATAATCGACTGCTTTCTGCGCTTTGCTGGCTGCGTCTATTAGTAGATGTTTGTCGTTCCGAAGTTCCTTTAACCAGCTTTGGATATACGCTGCTGAGTTTTCCAGCAGATTTTCATCCAATATCCCTGTGTAGTTATTTAGGTAACCTGCACCCATTTCCGCCAAAAGTTCTTCCCTTGCATACCCGGAATCATAAAATGAATGTGGTTTTGTGATCTCTGTCCTATTAAGTCTCGAAGAATGCCCTGTCGCATGGCAAAGCTCATGGTAAAGCACTCCAAAATAGGCTTCGCTCGATGGAAACAATTTCCTTTCCGGCATGGTAATTTGATCAAGATCCGTTCTGTAATATGCCATGGAACCTTGATGAATCAACTCGGGAGGTCTTACCATTTCTGCATAAATTTTCTGGCAGGCCCCATTTACCGGTATCTGGGTGTTAGGTGATGCCTCTGGAAACTCCCAATCTATCCCTTCGATCTGTTCTATAGGAAAGACCTTGAATTCTCTGAGAAATCCGGATCTACCCACCTGTTTAAGATCATAGAAGTCCAGTTTGCTCTCGGGAATCGTCTTCCCTGTCTTTTTGTCCCTGAAGACAAAGTTCCAGTAGCAGATGGGAAGAGCCTTTGCACCCTTCTTTATTTTACCTCCCAATGAATTGGCCTGTTTGAAAGTCAGGTAATACGGATACTGATGTCCACAGGATAATAACAGCCAGAGATTAATCCCTTTATAAGGTTTCTTGGTGAGGTAATTGGAAGGCAATCCCATCTCATGCCAAGGTTGCTTCCAGGGAATCACTCCCTGTTCCAGTTTCTCGATAATCAGATCGGTAAACTTCTGATAGATATCCGATGATCCTTTTGCCTGTCTTGAGATTACAGCCTTACTTGAATAGGCTTCCTGGCCCTTCCTTATAGGAGTCTCACTTACTGATCTTTTTGCTTCAGTCTTCATAGCTATTGTGTTTTGGTTTGACAAATACTTATGAAGCTGCACCAGCCTGTGCCGGGCACTAAGTGCAAGAGGAATCGGAATAAACCAGCAGGGGCGAAAGCATGGGATTTATGCCGAAGTCTCTTGCCTCGTGTGACCGGTTCTGGCTAAATTGGCTGAAGAAGGAATAGAAAAAATTAAAGTTTTACTGTAGGCTCACACAATACCCCTAAAGAACCATTACACTAAAGAACCCTCAAAATTGCATTTGAAAAACTTGCTCTATATGACTTACTGATTTGAAATAGGTCAACTTATTGAAATCACAATCACATTTTTATCGTATCTAAAAGCAAAAATGACTTTGAATAAAAACATACGTACTGATCGAAAATGAAAAACGGAGTTGAATTCAGAAAAATAAAAAAGGAAGCCTAAAGCTCCCCCTCATCGGCAAATGAATAATATCCTTCTGCAGTCATGATTACATGATCCAGTACCGGAATATCTAGGATTCTTCCAGCTTCTTTTACTCGCTGTGTCAATCTTTTATCCTGTTCTGAGGGAAGTAGATTTCCGCTCGGATGATTATGAGCCAAGATAACAGAACTGGAATTTGATTTGATAGCAGCTGCATAGACTAGTTTTACATCTACAATAGTTCCTGCTGTTCCTCCAGAACTGATAGTTACGATACCAAGAACCCTGTTTGCCCTAGACAGCAGCATCACTTTAAAATCCTCAACAAACTCTATCCTGTCCTGATCCCAGGCTTTGGCAAAAACCTCATACACCTGTCTTGAGCTTTCTACTCTTGGACGAAGTGAAGCTTTTACTTTTGCGCTGTAGCTCAGTTTGATCTCAGCTACTTCAAACAAATCAATTTTTCTTTCTTGGGTCTTCATAATCTTTTTCGTTTTTGTGGAACAATGAATTATGAAGCTTCATCAGGCCGTGGGCGACAAAGACCGGAAGGCAAAGGAATAAAAAGCGCAGCGCAGCAAGCGGCTTTATGCCGGAAGCTTTCGGTCGCCCAGAGCCCAGAGGACTAACTTGGTGAGGAATTCAGGGGCCAAAACTCTCATTTTTTTTTGCTATCAAATTCCCTAGAATAAATCCCAAATAACCATCTAGATATATATGCATACCACTAAGGCAAGATGTCAGTAAATACATACTCCCCAACCTAAAAATACTTTCATTTTTTTTGGTAGCTACCACAACGGTGTAAAAAACAGGGATTTATCATACCCACATTTGCTTCTGTCAGCGAGACAAAACAAGGACGCTGACTTAAAACAGTCGCACTATGTTGGAAGCAATTACCTGGAACACATACTTCAGCACCTTGGCAGTAGGCATAGCGGCTTACTATATAACCATACTGGTAGCATACTACCCAAAAGAATTTCGCAGCCTGCTTTCCGGCAGGATAAATAAGATCAGTCAGAACCGTCAACAGGAAGAGGAGCAGGACCACAGGAGGACTGATGGAAAGCCTACTGATCATTTTGAAGAGTTGGAAACAACAGTTGCGGAATTAAGCGGCATCCTCGGGAAGGCGGGACAAAAAAGGACAAGCAAGGAAACATTGCTATTGCAGCTGATCCAGATGCTGTCAAACCACACCGGGCTTCGGGAGCCCGCCTACCGGGTTGCCGTTATCAATTTCATTTTAGAAAACGCTGAAAAGCAGTGCAGGATTTCCTTCAGCGAAACAGAACTCGAAGAAGCTTGGGCTGCTCATTCTCCTTAATCCCAATCAAGCATAACCCTCCCAAAACTTTACAGCATCACAACAACCACTAAATAAAGCAAATATGAAAAAGAACCAGCAACTCCTTACCTCATCCAAGTCAAGAGCAGGCTTGTCTGCCCTACTGCTAGTTTTTTCTACACTGACTGCAAAAGCCCAGGATGGTCTTGCAGGAATCAACGAAGCCAACCGACAGGTGCGAAGCTACTTTGATGCAGGCACAAGTCTGATGTATGCCATCGGCGCTATTCTGGGATTGATAGGCGCAGTAAAAGTTTACCAAAAATGGAATGCAGGCGACCCGGACACCGGAAAAGTTGCCGCTGCCTGGTTTGGAAGCTGCGTGTTTCTCGTGGTAGTCGCCACAGTCATCAAATCCTTCTTCGGGGTATAATCAAAACTTACACACCCATGGGAACTAGCATCTATAAAATCAATAAAGGCATCAATAAGTCCATCGAATTCAAAGGATTAAAAGCCCAGTACATCTGGTATCTCGGTGCCTGTGTGCTTGCACTACTTGTCAGCTTCGCCATCCTCTTTATTCTTGGGGTAAATCCTTTTATCTGTCTGATCATTATCGCAATCTCAGGATCAGTTTTAGTCGTCAAGGTCTATCAACTCAGCCATAAATATGGGGAATACGGCATGATGAAAAAGCTTGCCCACCGTCAGATCCCACATGCCATCCGCATTAAATCAAGAGGGATCTATCGGAAACCCAAAACTAAAAAATAGCCCATATACGCTAGTCAAACCCACAAAAACCCTCATTCCCAAAGAGAAAATAAAACCAATCCATGGAAAGACCACTTGAAACCCATTCTCCTATCCTGAGTATAGAGCAGGACTGTATCCTTTCCAAACAAGGGGATATCACGGTAGCTTTCCAGGCAGAACTTCCAGAGATCTTTACCTTAAGTAATCAGGAATACGAAGCCTTTCATCAGGTGTGGATCAAGGCTATCAAATCACTTCCCAAGCACAGTATTCTACACAAACAGGATTGGTTTATAGACAGCCGCCATCAAGCTAATTTCACGGAATCCGAAGAAAGCTTTCTGCATAGAAGTAGTGAGC contains:
- a CDS encoding ArdC family protein, coding for MKTEAKRSVSETPIRKGQEAYSSKAVISRQAKGSSDIYQKFTDLIIEKLEQGVIPWKQPWHEMGLPSNYLTKKPYKGINLWLLLSCGHQYPYYLTFKQANSLGGKIKKGAKALPICYWNFVFRDKKTGKTIPESKLDFYDLKQVGRSGFLREFKVFPIEQIEGIDWEFPEASPNTQIPVNGACQKIYAEMVRPPELIHQGSMAYYRTDLDQITMPERKLFPSSEAYFGVLYHELCHATGHSSRLNRTEITKPHSFYDSGYAREELLAEMGAGYLNNYTGILDENLLENSAAYIQSWLKELRNDKHLLIDAASKAQKAVDYILNECPF
- a CDS encoding JAB domain-containing protein, whose translation is MKTQERKIDLFEVAEIKLSYSAKVKASLRPRVESSRQVYEVFAKAWDQDRIEFVEDFKVMLLSRANRVLGIVTISSGGTAGTIVDVKLVYAAAIKSNSSSVILAHNHPSGNLLPSEQDKRLTQRVKEAGRILDIPVLDHVIMTAEGYYSFADEGEL
- a CDS encoding DUF4134 domain-containing protein, yielding MKKNQQLLTSSKSRAGLSALLLVFSTLTAKAQDGLAGINEANRQVRSYFDAGTSLMYAIGAILGLIGAVKVYQKWNAGDPDTGKVAAAWFGSCVFLVVVATVIKSFFGV
- a CDS encoding DUF4133 domain-containing protein, which produces MGTSIYKINKGINKSIEFKGLKAQYIWYLGACVLALLVSFAILFILGVNPFICLIIIAISGSVLVVKVYQLSHKYGEYGMMKKLAHRQIPHAIRIKSRGIYRKPKTKK